The Deltaproteobacteria bacterium genome segment CGTGACGCTCAAGGAGATCAAACTCCGTCCCAAGACCGGCGAGCACGATTATCAGACCAAGCTCAAACACGTTCGGGAGTTTTTGGGCAAGGGGCACAAGGTCAAAGTGACCGTGATGTTCCGGGGTCGCGAGATTGTCCACGCCGATTTGGGTCAGGCGCACCTGGAGCGGATGATCAAGGACACGGACGATGCCGGGCAGCTCGAAAGCTCGGCCCGGATGGAAGGGCGTACGATGCACATGGTGCTCTCGCCCAGAGCGAAGAAGAGCTAGCCGCAAGACGCGGCGCGAAACGAAACGGAACCTGGCGCGAGCCGGTGCGGGCCCCATGGGGGAACGCGGCGCGTTTGCGTGAACGAAACGGAGCACGACATGCCGAAGGCCAAAACCCATAAGGCGACGAAGAAACGCTTCAAGCTCAGTGCGACGGGCAAGGTGCTGTACAAAGCCAGCAATGCCCGGCACATCCTGACGAAGAAGACCTCCAAGCGAAAACGACACATCCGAGGCGTGACGACTCTGGCGAAAGCGGACTCGGCGCGTATTCGCAATCTGCTTGGCAACCCACGCTAAGAAAGGAGTCCGACAATGCCCCGCGCAAAAGGCGGTTCGAAATCGCACGCCCGGCACAAAAAAGTTCTCAAGATGGCCAAGGGCTATCGCGAGGCCCGGTCGAAGCATTACAGCGTCGCGAAGGAAACGGTCCGTCGGGCCCTCAGATTCCAGTATCGCGACCGCAAGGTCAAAAAGCGCGAGTTCCGTCGCCTGTGGATCATCCGTATCAACGCGGCGGCGCAGGAAAACGGCTTGACCTATTCGCGCCTGATCCACGGCCTGAAAATCGCCGGCATGGAGATGGACCGCAAGATCCTCGCGGAACTCGCGGTTTCGGACAAAAAGGCCTTCGCGGAGATCGCGGAAGCGGCGAAGCGCGCCCTCTAGCGCAAGGAGCGCTCCCGTGGCGGGCGAAATCGAACGGATGACGGAAGCGGCGCTCAGCGCGATCGAGGCGGCCGGCGATCTGGCCGCGCTCGATGCGCTGCGCGTCCAGTATCTCGGGAAGAAAGGCGAACTGACCGCGCTGCAAAAGGGCGTGCGGGACGTGCCGGCCGACGAGCGCCCAAAATTCGGCGCGGCGATCAACGACGCCCGCGCGCGGATCGAGGAGCGTCTCGACGCGCGCCTGGCCGTTTTCCGCGAGGCCGAGAAACGCCGCGCGCTCGAAGGGGCGCGCGTGGACATCACGCTGCCGGGTCGGCGTCGCCCGCGTGGTCACCTGTCTCCGCTGACACAGGTTTACGATGAAGTCGTGGGCATCTTTCGCGGCATGGGATTTTCCGTCGAAGACGGACCCGAGGTCGAGGACGACTACCACAACTTCACGGCGCTGAACTTTCCGCCCGATCACCCGGCGCGCGACATGCAGCAGACGCTCTTCGTCGGCGACGACCTGTTGCTGCGCACGCACACGAGCCCCGTGCAGATCCGCGTGATGGAGACGTCGCGCCCGCCGATCCGCATGATCTGCCCAGGCTGGGTTTATCGGTCGGACACGCTCGACGCGTCGCACTCGCCGATGTTCTCGCAGGTCGAAGGTCTTCTTGTCGATCGTCGCGTCACGATGGGCGATCTGTTCGGTGTGCTCGACGAGTTTGTTCACCGGTTCTTCGGCAAAAATTTCCGGACGCGTTTTCGACCGAGCTTTTTCCCGTTCACTGAGCCGTCCGCGGAGATGGATGTCACCTGCATCATCTGCAACGGAACGGGGCAGGGGCCCCAGGGATCCTGCCGGGTCTGCAAGGGCACCGGTTGGAAGGAGATCCTCGGCAGCGGCCTCGTGGATCCCAACGTGTTCTTGAACGTCGGTTACGACCCGGAGGAATGGACGGGCCTCGCGTTCGGCATGGGCGTCGAGCGGCTCGCCATGTTCAAGTACGGCGTCGATGAGATCCGGCACTTTTTCGAAGGCGATCTGCGTTTCGTTTCCCAGTTTTGATGGTGGGTCGTCATGAAGATCAGTCACAATTGGCTGCTCGATTACGTTGACGCGCCCTCGGCCGATCGCGTGGCCGAGGTCTGCAATCTGCGCGGCATGGAAGTCGAATCGGTGTCGCGGATCGGCTTCGAATTCGCCGGGGTCGTGACGGCGCACGTGCGTGGCGTCGAATCGCTCGCGGGCTCGGACCACCTCACCGTTTGCCAAGTCTTCGACGGCGCGGCAACTCATCGCGTGATCTGCGGCGCGCCGAACGTGCGCGCCGGCATCGTGGTTGCGTGGGCAAAGCCGGGCTCGTCGCTGCCGGGCATCGGACTGGTGAGCGAAAAGGATGTTCGCGGCGTTCGCAGCGCGGGCATGCTCGTCAGCAAACGCGAACTCGGAATCTCCGAGGATCACGCGGGAATCTGGATACTCCCCGAGAACACGCCGATCGGCGCGATGCTTGAGGACGCCGTTCCCGTGCGCGACACCGTGATCGAAGTCGACATCACCGCGAACCGGCCCGATCTGCTCTCAGTGATCGGGATGGCGCGGGAGATCGCGGCCGCGCTGGGCGTGCCTCTGCGGCGTCCCGACGTGCCGGCGCAGACTGTCGGCGGTGATGTCACGCAGAGGATGTCGGTTCGCATCGAATCGCCTGAACTTTGCCCGCGATACACGGGTTCGTGGGTCGAGGGTCTCCGCGTTGCGCCATCGCCGCTGTGGATGCAACTGCGTCTCGAGGCTGTCGGCGTCCGCGCCATCAGCAATCTCGTGGACATCACCAATTACGTGCTCCACGAATGCGGCCAGCCGCTGCACGCCTTCGATCCGCGGTTTCTCGACGGCGCGAAAATCATCGTGCGGGCCGCGCGCGAGGGCGAAACGATCACGACCCTTGACGAGATCGAGCGAAAACTCGTTTCGACGGATCTGCTGATCTGCGACGGGACGAAGCCCGTCGCTCTCGCGGGCGTGATGGGGGGTGCCAATTCCCTCGTCTCCGATTCGACGTCGGACGTCTTTATCGAATCGGCGTATTTTCAGCCGGTTGCGATCCGTAAGACGTCTCAGCGCCTCGGATTGTCCACCGATTCGAGCTACCGATTCGAGCGCGGTGTGGATATCGACGGCGTGCCGTGGGGGCTCGCGCGCGCGGCGTCGCTCATGGCGGAGCTGGGGCAGGGGCGCATCGTCACCGGAATGATCGATGAATATCCCGCGAAGCGAGAACCGCTGTGCGTTCGAGCCCGCGCGTCGCGCGTCAACTGGATCCTCGGCACCGAACTCACGCAGGACCGTGTGCGTGAACTGCTCGGTTCCATCGGGATTTTGGCGCAGCCCCTGGACGGCGACGCGCTCGAAGCTCGCGTCCCGGCGTTTCGGGTCGATTTGACGCGAGAGATCGACCTGATCGAAGAGGTCGGCCGCCTGCATGGTTTCGGCGGAATTCCGTACACGATGCCGGCGACGAACGCCGCGTCCAAGCCAATGTCGAAGATCGACCGCATCCAGCAGCGTTGCCGCGAAACGCTGGTGGGACTCGGCTATAACGAGGTCGTCGGGATTTCGATGACCAGCGCGGCCGTTCTCGACAAGGTTCGTCGTGAACCCGGAACATACGTGGAAATCCGAAATCCTCTCACGAGTGAAATGTCGGTGTTGCGCGACACGCTGCTTCCGAATCTTTTCCGCGCACTCCGGTTCAATCTCGCGCGCCAGGAAGCAAACGTCGCCATCTTCGAGACAAGGCGCGTGTTCCGCCCGGTTGCGGGCGAAAAATTTCCGCTCGAGTCGCTCTTTGTCGCGGGACTCATCACCGGCGCGCGCTACCCGCAAACCTGGGCGCATACGCAGACTCCGGTGGACTTTTTCGACGCCAAGGGCGCCGCGGAGGAATTGCTTTCGGAGCTCGGCCTCGGTGCTTCTGCGGCGTATGGGCCGGGTGACGACGACCCTGTGTTGACCTACGGTGCGGCCGCGCGGATCGAAGTGAACGGCCGGCGCGTTGGGCGATTGGGACGGTTCAACGACGACGTTCTCGCCGCGTTCGACATCGATGTCCCCGCGTTCGGATTCGAAATCGATCTCTCGGCGCTCTCCGCAGACGCATTGCCCAAACCGTACTTCCAACCGTGGTCGCGTTTTCCGAGGACCGGCCGCGATATCGCCGTAACCGTCGAACGCACGACGCCCGTCGGGCCGATGGTCGAGGCGCTTCGCGCCGTGGATCCAACGAATATCTCGGCGGTTTCGGTGTTCGACGTGTACACGGGACAGGGTGTCGCGGCGAGCGAGAAGTCGATCGCGTTTTCGGTGGAGATTCAGTCTTTGTCCCGCACTCTGACCGCCGACGATACGAACCGGCTGTTCGAATCCTGCCTCGCGGTCCTGACGGAGCGATTCGGGGCAAAGCTAAGAAACTAGTTTAAGTAATGAGTCTTAACTAGCTGATATTAAAAGGATATCTGAGTATTGCGGCTTTTGCGACAAGGCTCAAGCATCCCTTGAACTATCCGGGCGAACGCTCTAAAAAATCGACGGAATTCCCTTGCCGAGCCTCAAGTTTTTTGCTAGCGTGCCGAAATCCATCTTCGGGGGGAGGTGCGTCCGATGACCAAAGCGGACCTTGTGAACACGATTTACGAGAAGATCGGCTTCTCGAAAAAAGAGTCCGCGCGCATCGTCGAGCTGGTTTTCGAGATCATCAAGGACACGCTCGAAAAAGGCGAGAAGATCAAGATTTCGGGATTCGGCAATTTCGTCGTTCGCGAGAAGCGCTCGCGAATCGGACGAAACCCGCAGACCAATGAAGAGATTACGATCTCGGCCCGCAAGGTACTGACGTTCAAGCCAAGCCAGGTGCTGCGCAACGCGCTCAAGGATATTCAGGACGCCGCGGACGTCACCGACGTTCAGAACGCGTGACGCGCGAAGGGCCTGAGGGGGGCCTTCGGTGAGCGAATCGGTTCGGATTCCCGACAAGCTCTATTTCCGCATCGGCGAAGTCAGCGACCTGACTGGCATCAAGCCCTACGTGCTGCGCTACTGGGAAACCGAATTCGACATCGTCAAACCCGAGAAAACCGAGTCGAATCAGCGGCTTTACAAGCGCAAGGAAGTCGAGCTGATCTTCGAGATCAAGCGCCTCCTCTACGAAGAGAAGTTCACGATCGCCGGCGCCAAGAAGGTCATGCACGAAAAATTCCGGGCGCACCCCGACGATCAGCTCCCCTTGAATTTTCGCGACGAGAAGTCGCACGAGTTCCTCGCACAACTGCGCAAAGAGATCGTCGCCATCAAGGAACTGGTTGAAAAAGGCTGACCGGCGCGCTATAAGAGGCGGCCTTTTTCGAGGCGGTTTTCCCGGCGAATCGGGGCGTAGCGCAGTCTGGTAGCGCACCTGAATGGGGTTCAGGTGGTCGGAGGTTCAAATCCTCTCGCCCCGACATTTCTTCACGAGAACTCCGGTCGCGGCGTGGCCACCATCGCACTCCGGCACGTGATCGTGCTCCGCCCCGCGGCGGCGACCGGCCGTTCCAGCAGGATTGCTCCGCAATATCAGGTGTTTGGGCGTTGTCCATTCTGATCTCCAACGATGATGGAGTCCTTGCTCCCGGCCTCGTCGCCCTTCGAAACGCGTTGTCGAAGATCGATCGAGTCCGCGTGGTCGCTCCGGATCGCGAGCGCAGCGCCGCCTCTCACGCGCTCACGTTGCATCTGCCGCTGCGCATGAAAAAACTGGACGATGACGTCTACGCCGTCGACGGCACGCCGGCGGACTGCGTGCACTTGGCGCTCAATGGAATCTACAAAGCCGATCCGCCGCGCGTGGTCGTTTCCGGAATCAATCGCGGCGGGAACCTGGGCGATGACGTGACCTACTCGGGAACCGTGGCCGCGGCGCGGGAGGCCGCGATCCTGGGATTCACGTCGTTTGCGATCTCGAACGAGCAGGGGGCCGACCTGCACGATTTCGAATCGGCGGCCCAGTTCGCCGCCCGACTCGTGCGTTATTTGCTCGCGAATCCGTTGCCTCGAGGCCTCATGCTCAACGTGAACGTACCCGGCGGCCCGTCGCCGTCGCCGCCGTTTCGCATCACGCGCCTTGGTCACCGGATCTACGGCGACGAGGTCGTGCGCAAGATCGACCCACGCGGAAACGACTACTACTGGATCGCCGGACAGGAGCACGGATTCGAGTCGATACCGGACTCGGATCTGGATGCCCTCCACGCGGGTTTCGTGTCGGTGACGCCGATCCGCATCGACCAGACGGACGCCGCGCAGTTCGAGCGACTGCGCGACCTGGGCGACTTTCTGTGACGGGCGATCCCTTCGAACGCGAGCGACGCGCCATGGTCCGCACGCAGCTGCGGGCGAGGGGAATCGTCGACGAGCGCGTACTCGCCGTCATGGAACGCGTGCCGCGCCATCTGTTCGTTGATCCCGACTCGCAGGACCGCGCGTACGACGATTCGGCGCTGCCGATACGCGAGGGGCAAACGATCAGCCAACCCTACATGGTTGCCCTCATGACGCAGTCGCTGCTGCTCGGCGGCAAGGAGAAGGTGCTGGAGATCGGCACGGGCAGCGGGTATCAGACGGCGGTGCTGGCGCCGCTCGCGGATCGAATCTTTTCGATGGAGCGCCTCGGTCGCCTCGGGCGACGCGCGGAAAAGCTCCTGTTCTCGCTCGACATCCACAACGTTTTGATTCGGATCGCGGACGGCACGCATGGCTGGGCGGAGGAAGCGCCGTATGACGCGATCCTCGTCGCCGCCGGTGCGCCGGGGGTGCCCGAGAACTTGTTGCGACAACTCTCGGTCGGCGGGCGTCTCGTGATCCCGCTCGG includes the following:
- the rpmI gene encoding 50S ribosomal protein L35, coding for MPKAKTHKATKKRFKLSATGKVLYKASNARHILTKKTSKRKRHIRGVTTLAKADSARIRNLLGNPR
- the rplT gene encoding 50S ribosomal protein L20, translated to MPRAKGGSKSHARHKKVLKMAKGYREARSKHYSVAKETVRRALRFQYRDRKVKKREFRRLWIIRINAAAQENGLTYSRLIHGLKIAGMEMDRKILAELAVSDKKAFAEIAEAAKRAL
- a CDS encoding integration host factor subunit alpha is translated as MTKADLVNTIYEKIGFSKKESARIVELVFEIIKDTLEKGEKIKISGFGNFVVREKRSRIGRNPQTNEEITISARKVLTFKPSQVLRNALKDIQDAADVTDVQNA
- the pheS gene encoding phenylalanine--tRNA ligase subunit alpha, giving the protein MAGEIERMTEAALSAIEAAGDLAALDALRVQYLGKKGELTALQKGVRDVPADERPKFGAAINDARARIEERLDARLAVFREAEKRRALEGARVDITLPGRRRPRGHLSPLTQVYDEVVGIFRGMGFSVEDGPEVEDDYHNFTALNFPPDHPARDMQQTLFVGDDLLLRTHTSPVQIRVMETSRPPIRMICPGWVYRSDTLDASHSPMFSQVEGLLVDRRVTMGDLFGVLDEFVHRFFGKNFRTRFRPSFFPFTEPSAEMDVTCIICNGTGQGPQGSCRVCKGTGWKEILGSGLVDPNVFLNVGYDPEEWTGLAFGMGVERLAMFKYGVDEIRHFFEGDLRFVSQF
- a CDS encoding MerR family transcriptional regulator → MSESVRIPDKLYFRIGEVSDLTGIKPYVLRYWETEFDIVKPEKTESNQRLYKRKEVELIFEIKRLLYEEKFTIAGAKKVMHEKFRAHPDDQLPLNFRDEKSHEFLAQLRKEIVAIKELVEKG
- a CDS encoding protein-L-isoaspartate(D-aspartate) O-methyltransferase, with protein sequence MVRTQLRARGIVDERVLAVMERVPRHLFVDPDSQDRAYDDSALPIREGQTISQPYMVALMTQSLLLGGKEKVLEIGTGSGYQTAVLAPLADRIFSMERLGRLGRRAEKLLFSLDIHNVLIRIADGTHGWAEEAPYDAILVAAGAPGVPENLLRQLSVGGRLVIPLGPEDRQLLYRITRTKTGYDEKKLGSCRFVKLIGRYGWES
- a CDS encoding translation initiation factor IF-3, with translation MKKPNINDRITASQVRVIGQDGEQLGIMSLPQALRASEDHGLDLVEVAPEARPPVCRIMDYGKYKYQQEKRQHEGRKGQTTVTLKEIKLRPKTGEHDYQTKLKHVREFLGKGHKVKVTVMFRGREIVHADLGQAHLERMIKDTDDAGQLESSARMEGRTMHMVLSPRAKKS
- the surE gene encoding 5'/3'-nucleotidase SurE, whose amino-acid sequence is MSILISNDDGVLAPGLVALRNALSKIDRVRVVAPDRERSAASHALTLHLPLRMKKLDDDVYAVDGTPADCVHLALNGIYKADPPRVVVSGINRGGNLGDDVTYSGTVAAAREAAILGFTSFAISNEQGADLHDFESAAQFAARLVRYLLANPLPRGLMLNVNVPGGPSPSPPFRITRLGHRIYGDEVVRKIDPRGNDYYWIAGQEHGFESIPDSDLDALHAGFVSVTPIRIDQTDAAQFERLRDLGDFL
- a CDS encoding phenylalanine--tRNA ligase subunit beta produces the protein MKISHNWLLDYVDAPSADRVAEVCNLRGMEVESVSRIGFEFAGVVTAHVRGVESLAGSDHLTVCQVFDGAATHRVICGAPNVRAGIVVAWAKPGSSLPGIGLVSEKDVRGVRSAGMLVSKRELGISEDHAGIWILPENTPIGAMLEDAVPVRDTVIEVDITANRPDLLSVIGMAREIAAALGVPLRRPDVPAQTVGGDVTQRMSVRIESPELCPRYTGSWVEGLRVAPSPLWMQLRLEAVGVRAISNLVDITNYVLHECGQPLHAFDPRFLDGAKIIVRAAREGETITTLDEIERKLVSTDLLICDGTKPVALAGVMGGANSLVSDSTSDVFIESAYFQPVAIRKTSQRLGLSTDSSYRFERGVDIDGVPWGLARAASLMAELGQGRIVTGMIDEYPAKREPLCVRARASRVNWILGTELTQDRVRELLGSIGILAQPLDGDALEARVPAFRVDLTREIDLIEEVGRLHGFGGIPYTMPATNAASKPMSKIDRIQQRCRETLVGLGYNEVVGISMTSAAVLDKVRREPGTYVEIRNPLTSEMSVLRDTLLPNLFRALRFNLARQEANVAIFETRRVFRPVAGEKFPLESLFVAGLITGARYPQTWAHTQTPVDFFDAKGAAEELLSELGLGASAAYGPGDDDPVLTYGAAARIEVNGRRVGRLGRFNDDVLAAFDIDVPAFGFEIDLSALSADALPKPYFQPWSRFPRTGRDIAVTVERTTPVGPMVEALRAVDPTNISAVSVFDVYTGQGVAASEKSIAFSVEIQSLSRTLTADDTNRLFESCLAVLTERFGAKLRN